The nucleotide sequence TTTAGAAGGCAAATTGCTAGGTATTCATAATCAAGTATTTGTACCCTTTTCATGTACTCCTACTCGTTTCCTTTGTGATGTATAGATAATAGCAGGGTGCTTATCAGAGGAAGAGATCAAAGGGTTAAAAGAGATGTTCAAGAACATGGACTCGGACAATAGTGGAACCATCACTGTCGAAGAGTTGAAAGAAGGTCTTACGAAGCAAGGAACAAAATTATCTGAAGACGAAGTCAAACAGTTACTGGAAGCAGTAAGCGGCAAATATATTTGTTATCTTATTGGCCAAAAGTGCATCCACGAGGAAGGAATCTAatgttttctctcttctcttttactTTTGTGAATAATGATGTTGCATTGACATAGGCTGATGCAGATGGCAATGGAACTATTGACTATGATGAATTTATTACAGCCACAGTGCACATGAACAGGATGGATAGAGAGGAGCACCTCTACAAGGCATTCCAGTACTTCGATAAAGATAATAGCGGGTAATTCGAACAAGCCTGGAGGCAAACACAAGTTGTTGATAACGAAATAATCTTTTAGCCGACATAGCAGTTTGTATTGAACTTTTGTAATTGCTTTCTTCTGCTTTCACTTCAGTTACATCACAAGGGAGGAACTTGAACAAGCTCTCAAAGAGAAGGGAATGTATGACGGGCAGGAAATTAAGGATATCATCACTGAAGCTGATGCCGACAATGTAAGTATTACTGCAGACCTGACATGGCAACAACCAAGTGGCTTTTGCGATAGCTGTTTCACGGTGGAAGAGACTAATACATTTCACTTGTTATACACAGGATGGAAGAATCAACTACGATGAGTTCGTGGCGATGATGCGAAAGGGGAACCCTGAACCCAACCCAAAGAAGAGAAGGGATGTATTCATTTGACACAAAAGGGAAGGGGGATGAATGCTGATGAGAGAACATGGTACTGATATCCTCCATGTCTTGGCATTGTGGGTAAAGTGTTTGAAAGCACATCCAGAAGGGAAGCAGGCAATCATGAAATGGAACATCCAAAATCTACCTAACGGAAGCTATTCATGGAATCCATGGAGAAATATTGATTGAGATGGCGAAACCAAGGAAGTAACCAACCATAATTGCAGATATAGCCCAAAAGTGCTGGTTTTTTTCCACCTCACTTTTGTCAGGCAAAGTCATGTTATATAATGGAACtcacagaaagaaaaaaaaaaaagaatgtttcAGTAATCTCATTTATCTGAACTGTAAATGGATCTTATAATGGGAAGCTCAGCTTCAATTTATATCAATCATAACTTTAAATTTGTATGGTTTGTCTACGACAATAGCTTGTCACACCTTTTGAAAAGGTTGGAGATATGAATTGCATGTTGATCTTTCTATTTTCAACCTTCTGTAAAAGTCAAAATCGTGATGTGCTTCTTGGAGCAAGCAAAATCTTTTGGCAGATACAATTGAAGATGTTAGCTATTTTAGATTACTTTAGGATCTTAGGATGATATCTCGTCAACAACGTTTATCCTTTGCCAAAAAATCTCCAAGAAGTGGGAAACAAAAGTGAAACGTAATTGGAGTCTCGTTGACAAGTGATTAGAACACACTACTTCGGCAACGTTGACTTCGACCTCCGGTTCACCGTTGACTCTAGCTGGATTTTGGTTCTCACACTGTGCGTTGTACCAACGTGCATAAGACGAGAGCGCAAAACGGAAACGGTGGGTGGGTGGgtgaagcattacatcgaacagctGAAGGCTCCGATCCTCCGCTTCTCCATCTATGTGTTCTTCTCGCCCACCACCTCGTTTCCTTCCTCCTCGTTCCCCTGCGATCTCTCTCGCCCTCGCCTCCTGTCCAGGTCCTCCTTGTTTCCTGTGTTTAACTTGGTAAATTAGTAGGCAACTCATTCATTGCACTCACAATCGAACGTCTTATTCCTTGAGACCCAAAATTGTCACTTTCTTCCAGATTGATATGAGGAAGGAACTCATACGGATGTCTGAGGATGATTCAGATATTTCTTACTACCTGCATGACTGCATCGTTTAATTTGCTGCACTTGTGTTCCATTTCTTTGGGTGGTTTTGTTGGTGTTCTTTCATTGAAAGGAGCAAATAGATACTGTTAGGTAATTTATTGGTAGATTACTTGATGTCGATGCTTGGTGTAGTCTTACACAAATAGGCAACTCATTGAACACGCTCTCCAGTGTTCTAACATCAGTGACTATATTATCATGTAATTTTCTATGATATCTATAGGTAATTAAGACCATAATAATCTTATACAAATAGGCAACTCACTGAACACACTACTCTCCAGTTTTCTAACACCGGTGACTATACTATCATGTAATCTTCTATGATATCTATATGTAATTAAGACCACAATTGAAGGTAATGACAAACTCCAAGTGTATTAACATCTATTGCAAACCATGTATCATTGTGTCCATCAAAGTTGATCCATCTTTTTGTTGTGTTTGACTTTATGCTTTGAGTTAAAAATGTCAAAGTTTGAAAGCTTATGCCATTGGAAACTTTTCTTTGAGCAGTTCTTGGTTACAAGGAGGACAGAGTGGTTAATGAGTTCCATTGCCACTGATAAGGCAAGTCCCTACTGTTCCCTGGAGCTTGACTGAGATAGGCTTTTGCATTTTTGATGCACAGGCAAATGAATCAGATTCCACTAATTGCAGGCTGATGCAATGTGCTGCTGGTCTTCATCTCCAGAAGGAAAAGTTCTTAGGTGACACCTTAAACAAATGACAAGTGCCAGGAATCCCAAAGCTAGCTAGTTGATTCTCTATCAAACCCTTCAAAATCTTTGGAAGGCCCACAAATATCTCCCATGACTAGGGCATGTTCTCCTTGCCTCTGTCACAACCTTTCCTCTCAAAAGGTGGATGCTCAAGTGTGCATTTGCAGATGCAATTATGCCATTTAGCAAGCACCAAGCCTCACTCTATCCATTGGCATGTTGGCTTTCCACCATCTTCCTGTAACTCTATCCAAACCACAGCAGACTGGTACTTTCTTACACCACCAACCTTGTAACCTGCACAAGCTTTTGTCAAACATTGGTCAGAATCTCATATCTTGCTGCAGATTATCAACATTATAAGTTTGCACAACATTAGGCCCTGCCCCACTTTGGTTCCCCTTAGCAGAGGCTAGTTCCTTGGCAATCCAATCTCCTGAAATATAATGGTTTTGGCAATCCCTTTAGAATAGCTTGTGTCAATTAATAAATTACTTGATTCTTAAAGATGGCCACTCTCTTTATGAAGTCATCCATTCACCATTGTGGACTCCATGCTGGACTGTTTCCACCATAGGAGACCAAGCAGAATGATGATGGGGAATTTGTGCATCTCCTGAGCCTTACTTTTTCTATTAGTCTACCATCTTTAGTGCACCTAAGATTTTGAGGATAAAGACAATCCAGCTCAAGATCCCAATACCCTGACCAAGTACACTTGTTGAGAAAACAATTAACTGGGAAGAAAGGTGACAAAGAAATCTTGAAATTGTTCATGAATTGACTGCTACTTCCCCCATGTTGAAGCTTTGGTCAAATTTGAGGACTACTTGACCAAGTCACTTGTTCATTGATTACCTACATGTTAAACACATGGCTTCCTCCAGAGACATTCCTTTTGCTAAGCCTACTTTTTTAACATTGTGACTAATGTAGTGACTGGATCTGCATTTTCCTATGAATGTTCATACATTGAGATTATCATGTCAGTATTAGTTATTTCAGTATCATCTGTTTCAATTTAAAAATTCTTCAGTTGAACATTATTAGCACCAAAACAATAGGAAAAGCTTGTCAGTTCTTTGCTTGGTGCATCATTAGTCACATACAAGAATGATGAGAGTGATGCAATGGACTCCTTGATATGGTATGAGCTCACTGAAATGCATGTGCAAAGTACTGCTGGTCACTACAGCAATATATCTTTTGACAAGCTGTATTATTATTCTGTAGTAGATGGTCACTTTCAGTGTATAAAGTAATTCATCTAAAGGTCATATCCATCCATGCTTTGTCCAGTGCTTAAATGGCAACTACATGATCACAAACCATGTAATGTTTTATCTTGATCAATTTATAAAACTTCAGGCTAGCTCAAACCAGAGTAGATCAAGGATTTATGAAGCAGAAAGAGAGAGGTCATGGCTAAACTATGGCATGCATCCATTATCAGTCCTAAATCATCCATCCAACTTTACTTCATTGCTGTAGATGTCATCTGACTCAATCAAAGATGTCTGATAAATGTAAGATGGAGACACAGCAGGAGGAACCTTGCAGGCTTCCAATGCCCAATCAGCACAAGAAACTTTTACTCATCCCACCAGCAACAAGAAGACATGGTCCTTCCTCTTCCACATCAGTGATGTGCCCAGTTGTGACTTGAGCTAGTATCTCTACCAACCACATAAGCCATTGGTggctgaaagagagagagagagagagagagaggtgcgcaTGTGTTTCTTGATAATGATTGGCTACCTTATTTTCTAATGCAGCCTGACATAACCAAAGAAAAGTAAAAGGTTAAACTCGCTCTCAGCCATTTATAGCTGATGTCCCATGTATGATTAGATAATAGTCAATTAATCCTTCTTTCAGTCTGTCTCTCCTCACCGTTTCTTTAATCTGTGATTCcccagggaagggaagggaagaaagagagggagggagagagatttGGCGCTGGTGGAGCTGAGGATTTGGTAGGTTGGGAGGAAGATACTGATGAACTGAGAGGAGGGGCCACCCCCACCACCATTTTCTATGTTCAGCtccatcttcttctcttccaatcctCTCTTCCTGACCCCCATCACCCAGCTTATTCTTCAAGCTCTGTCCTTCTCACACCTCTGCAATCCTGGTGTTGGCTGCACCCGATCTCCTCTCTTCCATTACCTCTCATCTCCTCGTCCCTTTTCTTGTTTGTTTCATAATTCTTGCGCTCCCAAACCTGTGTTTTGGGCTTCTTTGATCCGAAAGTTGCTGCGATGGAGCTCTAGTGGGCTTCGTCGCGTCAGCACCGAGCCATTCCTCGTTCCGATACGCCTCAAATCTTTGTCAAGCCGCTGCCTTTCGAGCAATTGGGAGTTGTTtgtctttctttctttgatcttCATGTGGAGAACCCAATCGAGCACCCATCGGGAAGATCTCGCGGCTTCACCTCTCtgatgctcttcttcttcttcatcatgtcATCTTTccccttctttctcctcctctccaAGTCTCTTCCGTTGCAGCCCCTGCCTCCATGGGCCGGTGAGGTGAGACTGCTCTCTGTCTTGTTCTGGCAGGAGTTATTGTCCTCTCTGCTGCATTTGTTCGACAAGTGTAAGCCGATTAGTGCTCGAAAGTTTGGTGCTTTATCGTCGGTCACGACGCCTCCAAGGAAGATATGTGGCCAAAGGGTGGAGAATGCGGAGGAGATGTCGGTCTTGGATTTGCCAGAGCTGGCCCTGGAATGCATTCTGGGGAAGTTGTCACCGGCCGGGCTGTCTAACATGGCAGCTGTTTGTAGCTCTTTGAGAGAGAGGTGCAGAAGCGATCACCTCTGGGAGaagcacatgaaggagaaatgggAGAGAATGATTGGCGACGCAGCACGCAGAGATTGGAAGCTCTACTTGGCTTCGAGAGAGGACTCTTCGGCAGGCATCGccggcagcaacagcagcaagaAGTGGGTGGTCAGTGTGCTCTCTCGTGTGTGGCATATTTCCTGGCTGAAATCTAGGATTGATGGTGGTAGCAAGACCAAGAATCCTCTGCCTGATGACTCCATTATGTCCTGGTACCAGTCACTGGAGAGTGGCAAGTTCTGGTTCCCAGCTCAGGTTTACAACAGGGAGGTAATCATCTGTATAAATTCACCAGTACCAATAAGTTTGATGTGCAATTTCCATCCCTTTGCGCATGcatatgctttatgtcttacaAGCATTAGGTTCTGATTCCTTGTGCCTGTACATTAAATTAGGCAAGATTATGATATAGATGGTGGATTCATAGTGTCAAGTTGCTAGTGATCATTATTTGTTTAATTAATATGTGAGATACATGATCATGTTTCATGTCATAAACTCCCATCTTCATGTGTTCTGTCTGAATATTTTGCTGCTTAATATTTACAACTTTTGCTGTCCTAGAAAAACTGTTTATAGCTCTTCTCCTTTTAGCTTAAATTACTAAGAGTTTGCAATGCTTCTCTGCAGCATGGGCATGTGGGGTTTATGTTATCGTGCTACGATGCTGCAGTTAGATATGATTGCCAGACAGACACTTTTCATGCAAGGTATCCATAGATTGGCCTCATTGAATGCAAAGTTTCTGCTCTTTGTGTAAAATGTTTTTGTTAAGATGCTAGCGCATCATACAAATTAAAGCTTGGTAAGTACTAAAACTGAAAATATGAGCATGAAATCACAAAAGTTTCTTACAACTTAAAGCTTTGGTAAGTATTGAAACTGAAAATATGAGCATGAAATCACTGAAGTTTACATTCATGAATTTTCGAAAGGTAAATTATGCAGTCTTGTAGTATGTATGTGTATAACTGGATTTAATACCTGTACATAGCTTTTGATATCTATCATCATCACTTGTAGGTACCCGCCACATGGACGGCGAACTACAGTCGTGGAGGAGGGAGTGCAGTGGGATAGGCTAAGGGCCCCCCCTGTTGAGACTCCTGCTCATGATCTTCATATCTCGGACTGCCTCGATGATTTACGTCCTGGCGATCATATTGAGATTCAATGGAGGAGGAGCAAGGAGTTTCCATATGGTGGGTGCTTTAGCATTGATCTACCTTCCTGGTTGTGATGAAATCAATGTAGCACATTAAGTTTTTCATTTTGTCTTTACTTCAATACAAAGACTCAATTTCTTATTTGTAAGAAGTGTCATACAGTTCAGATATTTAGGAGAATAAGTCAACAATGTCTCATTATGTTTTGCAGGCTGGTGGTATGGAGTAGTTGGTCACTTGGAACCTTGTGATGGAAATGAGCATTTCTGCTGGTGTCATCTTAGCGGTAAGTAAATTTATGCTGTTGTATATCCCagggttgatcttttgcttcctaGATGTTAGTGATAAAAGGTCTGGCTAGAAGTTCATAATTTGCGCAACCTTTAAATCTTATGGAATTTTACTGAACACCGTCCTTGGATCAGAAATTTCTTAAACGGAGTTATTATAAATAGTAGATTAAACTTTATTGTGGAAGACTAAAGAGTCTTAGGGTGCTTCTCCCTTGTTTTCTTTCAGTATATCAAATCAGGATGGTCTATGAGCTGTTCTTTGAAGTTGCTCAAGTTGTTGTGGGAGTTCTCTTTTATATGACTCTTATCAATCTTTTTTTCTTATCTATTCGCTCTTTGACTATTGCTTTTTGGATACCATTTAGATTTTATTTACATTTGGTGCTGCCTTTTCTTTCAGAAAATGATGGCATGCAAGCAATTATCATTTTCGCACGTTCATTTAGATTTTATTTATCTTTGATGCATCTCGAATAATTATGACTTCTGTCTTCAACCTTTGTTAACTTACATACACAAGAATAGCATGCAAGTCTTTTCATCTTCCAGTTCAATCAGGCATCATGCATCCTTTACTTTTTTATGATAGCATATCTGACAATTACGTCAATTGGTTttggccttatgaaatcatgcttaagcaTTATTGTAAAATAAATGAATTAAAAAGAGAAACAAAGTCTGCCTGCATTATCATACATTTCTCCTCGGTTAAGTTCATTTCAGCTGGTAATTATAAGATGATTGGCACTTGTTCTAAATCATTCGTGCACAAAGCATTTCATTTTAGGAGCTTGCTCCCAAACACCTTATCAGGATCGACTCTAAAAAGGGCAGCCCAATGCAGGGCCAAATCTGCCTTACGTTTGCAGCAGAGTAATTGTTTCCATTGCAGTTatttctttgagatatgcacgtcTGAGATTTTTAATCGTACATTCATATTCAAATTCTTGCTGCATTCTCCTCCAGTCATCCAAAAAACAGAAGTATCTTTGCAAGTGATGACTCCTCTGCCATTACTTCCTGATTTTTCTTGGTCTTAATCTACTGTTGATGGATAAGATTGTCTTTTTTTGGTTTTGGTGAATAATGGCATTCGTGAATTCCCTAAACTTAATTTTCTGTattattcatcaaaaaattcacaATGATAGAAGTACTTAGGTTTGGTGCGAACTTTGATTAGCACAAGCTCTCTATCGACAGCCACACTTTACTTTTTTGACATTCTAGGAGTTCATttgaaataaaaacaaaatttggTGACTGAGGTGAGGCAGGAATAAGAAAACTGGCTTGTAGTATATTGATAGGTTGACTTCAGTACCGTCCACCTCATGTAACTTCCGAGTGCATGAACTTCAAATTTGCCAAACTATTAGCCTTCGTAATGTTATTAAAAGCTAAACTATTAGCCTTTGTAATGTTATTAAAAGCTAAACTATTAGCCTTTGTAATGTTATTAGCCTTGGTAGAATATGTGTATATGCCTTAAGCACTGCACTAAGCTTATTTTATCTCTATCAGTGCGCTGTAGGTTCTCTGATGGTTGTGATTATGATTCATCTTGAAGTAGCTAAAGTTCAATCATTTGTTATGTGATTTACCAGACACTGTTGTCTTAGAATTCAACCAGTACACACCTGGTTCGAGGTGGAGACGAGCATCAATCAACCCGAAGGATCACAGAGAAGGGGGTAATGAAACAGATGGATTTTTTGGAGGAATAAGAAAACTCAAAAGCAAGGATGAAATATCCAAGTGGAGACAGCTTTGGCCGGCAGATGCTTTGGAGTAGACTTCATCAAAGTCCTGGTTCAAGCATCATCTGTGCATACTCCATCATGCCCAAAACACGACGGAGGACGTAAAAATTATTGCTGCACTATCCATCAGTTGTAGAGATGATTAGTAGCAAACATAGCTGAAAAGCTATGAGATCGAGCCTGATGGCAATCTGCAGCTTGTTCTTGCAGATTATGGATCGTTGTTGGACACAAGGAATTCAATGTAAATTACATATTTAGCTTCTCATTTTTTCCGTTCCAACTCGAGCATTTTACGATCTTGATTGATAGTTTTAAGTTGCTGGTGAAACCCCAAGTCCTTTGAACTACTCTCTGCCAAGTTTTTGTGATCTGTTTCTGGGGTTTCAGGTTTCATGCACCAAGACATTGCAGGTTCTTTGTTCCATCAGCAACTCCACCTATTCATTCCATGAACTGCAAATGGATTGGCATTAAAGCTTTTATCATTCTTTATCTTAGATTTAGTCAGACATTGTTATTAAGCTAGAACAACAAATTTTACCAATAAGATATTTTATTACAAGCTAAAACAGTATACAGATTTTTTTTATTGCTGGACACTCGATTTTGCAAGACAAATATCATCAGCATAAGGCAAGTGGTGGCATTATCAATCATAATTTGAAATTTAGAGATGAACTCAGCAACCAATGTGTTTTAGGTGATTCAACAAACCTAAGTCTGTACCTCTAATCTTACAGTATAAACTCCCAACTTATTCTGCAGGAATTCTGCATTCTCATGCCTGAGATAGTATCCTCTATCTTTCTCGATGCGACGCATGTAACCGTGCAAAGACCTTGTTGACAGTAAAAAGAAAGTATTACAAGCTGGTCAGCAGGCCTCCATTTCCTTCAACCTTCGTCTACACATGCTGTTCTTATCTGTACATTCTTCTGGACAACCATTATAACACTAATCATCAATATGGCTAAACGCGAAGCATCTTACACAGAGGAAGTTTTCATGTGTGTCACCATGGCTATgctatgatgatcttggtttggcTGGTCTCCTCGATCAACCTCATTAGGGGCATGCATAGATTGTCTTCGGTCTACTTCAGTCGACTCATTAAGCAATCAGCCACTGCTGCCTTATTCTCCGTGCCTGATGAAGAATGTTCTGCTAAGATTTTGGAATTGAGCGTGAAGAAACCCCATGAAGAAGTTTAACAAATCCCAGGAGGCTCAGTTTCCCATCAGAATGCTTTATCCAGTCCTGGAGGACAACGTGAACGGGAACCGACGGACTAAGGCCGAGTTCCTGTGCATGCATAGTAAAGATTGCCGCTATCAGGTACATTGCAAAAGTAGTAAAGAATGACAACAGCTAGCGCTTGTGAGTGCCAAGTAGAATGACTGCCATTAAATGAGGATTTGAATCCAAGTAATTAAAGGATCGATTGGATTTTTTTAACATATGTGCTGTATAAAAAATGTGAGGCAAATAGACATGATATGTACCGATGCAAGTTCCTCGATCATGATAGGCCTGTTCCCATCCTTCTCAAAGAATTCATATCCATGACGAGCATGCTGTTCCCAAGTATCCAGTGCTTCCATCTGAAGCACGCTTATGGCTGCGGCAACAAATTCTTCGAAATCTAGTTTTCTGTATTGAAGAGAACTCACCTAATTCCAAAAGAACCAATGGAGGATGAATTGCTAAGTTTGTAACATTAACTGACAGAATTTTGTTAAGGTAATCAGTGTGTTCCAAAGAGGAATACCGTGTTGACATAATCAAGAACTTTTGAGTCCTTCATtgcttctgtcgaatttctcgacaaggcctgcaaaaataaaaataaatttaaagatCTATGATTAAGGAACTTGGTGCTTATTTCAATATGAGTAACTAACCGTCTTTAAGTTTTGAAGGGAGATGTAGCCACTCTTGTTTGGCCCTAACAAAGCAAATTGTTCTCGAAGGCAATAGAGCTGATCTACTGTCAACGTCTTGGCGAGAGCCTGTTGCGTATGAAAGAATCAATAGACAACGAAGGcaggttttttttcttttctttttctttaagttTTTTGGTGGCTGGCATATACTCTTCGAATTGGTAGATGGCATGGTgcagaaaagcaaaccagaacatATGAATACTCTAAAGTCAAACTAGTCTTCATACTAAACTGTATTCGATTACATTTTTCTGATAATCTAAATTCATCCTATTATCAGCATTAAAAATGCTTAGACATATATATGAGCTTAAACTATGTATTAATGTTAGACTATTTTACTGAGTTTCCCAGCCGATGTACTTGTCATTTACCTGTGTGCGCCATGTTCTCTTAAATTCTAAAAATTACTAACAGCACTTATTACATGATTACATAAAACTACCGTAATAGTTACATGTGTATATTTGTGAGTCTAATCATGACATATTTCAAACCCTTGAAAATTTCTGCTAAGATGCAATTTGACCCTTTGAAGAccaaataatattttcattatctTATCTCAAAAAGCCTGGACGGTATGTAAATTGAATTTAAACTTGGGCTCATCCTTCCTCCACATGACCTAACTCATTCTTTGAAGGTTTCATTAGTTGATATAAGGCAGAGTGAGAAGGTACAAAAATCTCAATGTTCCAAAAAGTTACAAGACAATAATTTCTTCATTGTCAACTGAAAGATAGCGCATACCCTCAATGCTGATTTCCTCAGAGAAGAAGAACATATATAAGCTTTTACAAGCTTGTAGACAATAATATCAAGAGGAATCTTAACTTCAGGATTCCGCAGCCAAGGATGACCTGAGATCAGGTGATTACAGTTATTAACCAGCTTATTCCTTTTAATAAACTATACCAAGGTAATAAACTTACAAAGGGCCTGGGCAGCAGTCATTCTCTTACGATAGTCCTTATTCAGCAATTTCTTGACAAAATCTTTAGCTTGAGAAGACAAAGAAGGCCATGGAGCCTCATCAAAAGTTGGTTCTGCTTTCAGAACAGCTCGAAATATACCTGATTCCGTGCGTGCCCAAAAAGGGCGACTTCCGCAGAGTAATATATATGCAATGACACCAATACTCCACATGTCTGCCTCAGTTCCATAAGATCTATGAAGAACTTCAGGAGCAACATAATATGCACTTCCAACAATATCATTCAGTCTCTCATCTGTAAATCCAGTGATGTCAACATTGTTAGTTTACGATCtagaacaaaaaagaaatatCTAGAGGTGAAAACTTTATCAAGTTACTAAAATATTTTAATGACCAACCTGGCTTGACGAAGTCTGACAAACCAAAATCAATGGCCTTCAAAGTAGACTTTTCACCCTCTGAAGTAAAAAGAAAGTTCTAAACCAACAAAGTAGGAACCTGAGTTACCAAGATGGTGAAAATAAAAACTTAACATGAAGAAATGACCAAAGATTCATCAGAACACCCTTCTCAAGTTAAGACTTCTTAACGTGAAAAATTCTGGCATTCCAGTTTATAAAAGCAACTACCTCTGGCTTGAGGTCTCGGTGAACAACTCCTTGAAGGTGACAGAATGATACAGCACTCAAAATCTGCACGATGACAGCTTTTGCGTCTTCTTCTGAATACTTCCCTCCcctataaattaaaaaattattattattgaacctCCTTATTCAAGCCCAGCAAAGGGGTTGTTACAACACCAACATCCTTGGAAAGGTAATTGACAGATACAATTCTAAATACATAATTTACCTCGAGAGAATCCTTTCTAGTAATTCACCACCTTTGCATAACCTGTTCCaaagaaagtagactcaaattgaTCAAACATCGAGCGAGTTGTTTTAAATAATCAGCCGCACACAGTAGTTGAATCTATGCCCCTTCTAAGCCATGAACAAATATGGCACTAGAACCTCGAAGAAACATGAAAAGCAGCGTACACTTACTCCATCACGATATACACATTATCTTCATCCTCGAAGGAATCATAGAACTGCACTAGATTCTTATGTCCTGTGAGACAACTCAATATTCTCACTTCTCTCCGCACATCTTCAATGGCAATAGCAGTTGTCATCTGCAAAGTATTTCCACATGTGACTAGACAGAGGAAATGTGTGTTTTTCCACTAATTTAAATGAATGTTAAAGTTACGTGAAATATGCGACAGAGGATAACTGTTGAGGACAA is from Musa acuminata AAA Group cultivar baxijiao chromosome BXJ1-6, Cavendish_Baxijiao_AAA, whole genome shotgun sequence and encodes:
- the LOC135676370 gene encoding F-box protein At2g32560-like; the encoded protein is MLFFFFIMSSFPFFLLLSKSLPLQPLPPWAGEVRLLSVLFWQELLSSLLHLFDKCKPISARKFGALSSVTTPPRKICGQRVENAEEMSVLDLPELALECILGKLSPAGLSNMAAVCSSLRERCRSDHLWEKHMKEKWERMIGDAARRDWKLYLASREDSSAGIAGSNSSKKWVVSVLSRVWHISWLKSRIDGGSKTKNPLPDDSIMSWYQSLESGKFWFPAQVYNREHGHVGFMLSCYDAAVRYDCQTDTFHARYPPHGRRTTVVEEGVQWDRLRAPPVETPAHDLHISDCLDDLRPGDHIEIQWRRSKEFPYGWWYGVVGHLEPCDGNEHFCWCHLSDTVVLEFNQYTPGSRWRRASINPKDHREGGNETDGFFGGIRKLKSKDEISKWRQLWPADALE
- the LOC103987947 gene encoding calcium/calmodulin-dependent serine/threonine-protein kinase 1 codes for the protein MGGCHGKPLQIPESQEEGEPVPNTEEPTTVPGTPRQPKFPFCSPSPLPGYYKNSPANSSVTSTPLRFLKRPFPPPSPAKHIKALLARRHGSVKPNEAPIPEGSEVEVGLDKNFGFSKQLFSKFELGEEIGRGHFGYTCTAKVKKGDMKGEEVAVKVIPKAKMTTAIAIEDVRREVRILSCLTGHKNLVQFYDSFEDEDNVYIVMELCKGGELLERILSRGGKYSEEDAKAVIVQILSAVSFCHLQGVVHRDLKPENFLFTSEGEKSTLKAIDFGLSDFVKPDERLNDIVGSAYYVAPEVLHRSYGTEADMWSIGVIAYILLCGSRPFWARTESGIFRAVLKAEPTFDEAPWPSLSSQAKDFVKKLLNKDYRKRMTAAQALCHPWLRNPEVKIPLDIIVYKLVKAYICSSSLRKSALRALAKTLTVDQLYCLREQFALLGPNKSGYISLQNLKTALSRNSTEAMKDSKVLDYVNTVSSLQYRKLDFEEFVAAAISVLQMEALDTWEQHARHGYEFFEKDGNRPIMIEELASELGLSPSVPVHVVLQDWIKHSDGKLSLLGFVKLLHGVSSRSIPKS